From one Triticum aestivum cultivar Chinese Spring chromosome 4B, IWGSC CS RefSeq v2.1, whole genome shotgun sequence genomic stretch:
- the LOC123092243 gene encoding probable dolichyl pyrophosphate Man9GlcNAc2 alpha-1,3-glucosyltransferase, giving the protein MAKPKKSRNSAPDPSVAAQLPWRPSAPPLATFLLISFAALLLRALVSVGPYSGQGAAPKFGDYEAQRHWMELTLHLPSSDWYRNTSDNDLAYWGLDYPPLSAYQSRLHAHLINASLPDAVALRSSRGFESQESKLLMRWTVLSSDLMVFFPAALWFVWAYMKDGVGGSGERREGWTWLLAMVLLNPCLVLIDHGHFQYNCISLGLTLGAIAGILSRNELVAAALFSLAINHKQMSMYFAPAFFGHLIGKCLKRKYPIVEIMKLGFVVLGTFALVWWPYLHSYEAAMQVISRLAPFERGIYEDYVANFWCTTSVLIKWKRLYAIKSLKLMSLSATILAFLPSFIQQVKSPSNLGFLYSLLNSSFSFYLFSYQVHEKSILLPLLPASLLALHEPHLHGWFTYYALFSMYPLICRDQLLLQYIAVLGLFVLIYYSPGGNYGKGMKISSGTMAVLSLPLLCSILLHTMYLQIEPPKRYPFLFDALIMFICFSQFIILTLYTNYKQWMLDFHPRHVGSKKDL; this is encoded by the exons ATGGCGAAGCCGAAGAAGTCCCGGAACTCCGCCCCAGATCCATCGGTCGCCGCCCAGCTCCCATGGCGTCCCTCAGCGCCGCCGCTCGCCACTTTCCTCCTTATCTCCTTCGCTGCCCTCCTTCTCCGCGCGCTTGTCTCCGTCGGACCCTACTCGGGTCAGGGCGCAGCACCCAAATTCGGCGACTACGAGGCTCAGCGGCACTGGATGGAGCTCACCCTCCACCTCCCCTCCTCCGACTGGTACCGCAACACCTCCGACAACGACCTCGCCTACTGGGGCCTCGACTACCCGCCCCTCTCCGCCTACCAGAGCCGGCTCCACGCCCACCTCATCAACGCCTCCCTCCCCGACGCTGTCGCCCTCCGATCCTCTCGCGGGTTCGAGTCCCAAGAATC GAAGTTGCTTATGCGGTGGACAGTACTCTCGTCTGATCTCATGGTGTTCTTCCCCGCGGCGTTATGGTTCGTGTGGGCGTACATGAAGGATGGGGTTGGCGGTAGTGGGGAGAGGCGTGAGGGGTGGACGTGGCTGCTCGCCATGGTTCTTCTCAACCCGTGTTTAGTATTAATCGACCACGGCCATTTTCAG TATAACTGCATCAGTCTTGGGCTGACACTCGGAGCGATTGCTGGTATTCTGTCAAGGAACGAACTTGTTGCTGCTGCTCTCTTCAGTCTTGCAATTAACCATAAGCAG ATGAGCATGTACTTTGCGCCAGCTTTTTTTGGGCATCTTATTGGAAAATGCCTGAAGCGGAAGTATCCAATTGTTGAGATCATGAAACTTGGTTTTGTTGTACTGGGaacttttgctcttgtttggtgGCCTTATTTGCATTCTTATGAGGCTGCCATGCAG GTGATCTCTCGATTGGCTCCGTTTGAGAGAGGTATATATGAGGATTATGTTGCAAATTTCTGGTGTACCACCTCAGTTCTTATCAAGTGGAAGCGATTGTACGCAATAAAATCGCTGAAACTTATGAGTCTTTCTGCTACCATCCTGGCTTTCTTGCCTTCATTTATTCAGCAAGTCAAGTCACCAAGTAATCTTGGCTTCCTCTATTCTCTGTTGAACAGTTCGTTCTCTTTCTACCTATTCTCGTACCAAG TGCATGAGAAATCAATTTTGCTTCCTCTTTTACCCGCAAGCCTTTTAGCATTACACGAACCTCACCTGCATGGATGGTTCACGTACTATGCACTTTTTTCGATGTACCCACTTATCTGCCGTGATCAGCTTCTTCTACAATATATAGCTGTTCTTGGATTATTCGTTCTTATTTACTACTCACCTGGTGGAAACTATGGAAAGGGGATGAAAATTTCGTCTGGAACAATGGCAGTTCTGAGCCTGCCATTGTTATGCTCGATCTTACTTCACACCATGTATCTGCAAATAGAGCCTCCAAAGAGGTATCCCTTCCTCTTTGATGCACTGATAATGTTCATCTGCTTCTCACAGTTTATTATTTTGACCCTGTACACAAATTATAAGCAATGGATGTTGGACTTCCACCCTAGACATGTAGGTAGCAAGAAGGACCTATGA